In a genomic window of Vigna angularis cultivar LongXiaoDou No.4 chromosome 6, ASM1680809v1, whole genome shotgun sequence:
- the LOC108341358 gene encoding transcription initiation factor TFIID subunit 8-like — protein sequence MASVQGFAGASEVDHCLESSGVIREIFHFVNEGEPVVFAHPIPRFPVVKKRVLNPSFLQKGEEPPGDHIPAWLHAFPDPQNYSQSPVVNGRGTEPRVVKFEQERENGKGEWPVLNLKQQMVSNMFDKSALDPADTKAKRIAVEGNPFLAAPLKIEDKEIVFVPLAAKVFNDVVLDYPAVENFVENEPISALETFAPVISNKSPPNPFIPNFK from the coding sequence ATGGCATCGGTGCAGGGATTTGCAGGTGCTTCTGAGGTGGACCATTGCCTTGAAAGTTCAGGTGTTATTAgggaaatttttcattttgttaacgAGGGTGAACCGGTTGTGTTTGCGCATCCTATTCCTCGCTTTCCAGTTGTGAAGAAACGGGTGCTTAATCCAAGCTTTTTGCAAAAAGGAGAAGAACCTCCCGGCGATCATATTCCTGCTTGGTTGCATGCCTTCCCTGATCCACAAAACTATTCACAGTCACCAGTGGTGAATGGAAGGGGTACAGAACCTCGTGTAGTAAAATTTgagcaagaaagagagaatggCAAGGGAGAGTGGCCTGTGTTGAATTTGAAGCAGCAGATGGTCTCAAATATGTTTGACAAGTCTGCCTTGGACCCTGCAGACACTAAGGCAAAAAGAATAGCAGTAGAAGGTAACCCATTCCTTGCCGCTCCTTTGAAAATTGAGGACAAGGAAATTGTATTTGTTCCCCTTGCAGCCAAGGTTTTCAATGATGTGGTTCTCGATTATCCTGCTGTTGAAAATTTCGTTGAAAATGAACCAATTTCAGCTTTGGAGACATTTGCTCCAGTAATCTCCAACAAATCACCCCCAAATCCTTTTATCcccaattttaaataa